One genomic region from Hoeflea algicola encodes:
- the rpsB gene encoding 30S ribosomal protein S2 produces the protein MALPEFSMRQLLEAGVHFGHQTHRWNPKMKPYIFGARNNLHILDLGQTVPLMSQALKLVSDTVSKGGRVLFVGTKRQASEIVADAASRSAQYYVNARWLGGMLTNWKTISHSIQRLRKLDEILAQEASGFTKKERLNLEREREKLNRALGGIRDMGGTPDLMFVIDTNKEGIAIQEAKRLGIPVVAIIDSNCDPDVVDYPIPGNDDASRAISLYCDLISRACIDGIARQQGASGVDLGAMDAPVEPALEAAPEAAAVEAAPAEAAPAEAAPAEEAAKA, from the coding sequence ATGGCATTGCCGGAATTTTCCATGCGCCAGCTGCTTGAAGCAGGCGTCCACTTCGGTCACCAGACTCACCGCTGGAACCCGAAGATGAAGCCGTACATTTTTGGCGCGCGCAACAACCTTCACATTCTCGATCTCGGCCAGACTGTGCCGCTGATGTCGCAGGCCCTCAAACTGGTCTCCGACACAGTGTCCAAGGGCGGCCGCGTGCTGTTCGTTGGCACCAAGCGCCAGGCTTCCGAAATCGTTGCCGATGCAGCTTCGCGTTCGGCTCAGTACTACGTCAACGCCCGTTGGCTCGGCGGCATGCTGACCAACTGGAAGACGATCTCGCATTCGATCCAGCGTCTGCGCAAGCTCGACGAGATCCTTGCACAGGAAGCTTCGGGCTTCACCAAGAAGGAACGCCTCAACCTTGAGCGCGAGCGTGAAAAGCTCAACCGCGCTTTGGGCGGTATTCGCGACATGGGCGGCACCCCCGACCTGATGTTCGTGATCGACACCAACAAGGAAGGCATTGCCATCCAGGAAGCCAAGCGTCTTGGCATTCCGGTTGTTGCGATCATCGATTCCAACTGCGATCCCGACGTTGTCGATTACCCGATCCCGGGCAATGATGATGCTTCGCGTGCCATTTCGCTCTATTGCGATCTGATCAGCCGCGCCTGCATCGACGGCATTGCCCGTCAGCAGGGTGCCTCCGGTGTCGATCTCGGCGCCATGGATGCCCCGGTTGAGCCGGCGCTTGAAGCAGCCCCTGAAGCTGCTGCAGTTGAAGCTGCTCCTGCGGAAGCCGCACCGGCCGAAGCTGCACCGGCAGAAGAAGCCGCAAAGGCCTGA
- the tsf gene encoding translation elongation factor Ts has protein sequence MSITAAMVKELRDKTGAGMMDCKKALAETNGDMEAAVDWLRAKGIAKADKKSGRTAAEGLIAVASEGNSAVAVEVNSETDFVARNDGFQELARSIASVALTTDGNAESVSAATVASTGKSVVDTVKDAIAHIGENMSFRRSAKLSVDNGVVSTYVHNAVADGLGKLGVLVAVRSTGKPEALEAIGRQVAMHIAATNPLALTSDDVDKVIADRERAVFIEQARESGKPDNIIEKMVEGRMRKFFEEVALMSQAFVINPDQTVAEAVKAAEADAGAPVEIAGFVRFQLGEGIEKEESDFAAEVAAVAKG, from the coding sequence ATGAGCATTACCGCTGCAATGGTAAAAGAGCTGCGCGACAAGACCGGCGCCGGCATGATGGACTGCAAGAAGGCATTGGCTGAAACCAATGGCGACATGGAAGCCGCTGTTGACTGGCTGCGCGCCAAGGGCATCGCCAAGGCTGACAAGAAATCCGGCCGCACCGCTGCCGAAGGCCTGATCGCCGTTGCATCCGAGGGCAATTCCGCGGTTGCCGTCGAAGTCAATTCGGAAACCGATTTCGTGGCCCGCAATGATGGCTTTCAGGAACTGGCCCGCTCGATCGCTAGCGTCGCCTTGACCACCGATGGCAACGCCGAATCGGTCAGTGCCGCAACCGTTGCGTCGACCGGCAAGTCGGTCGTCGACACAGTCAAGGACGCCATCGCCCATATCGGCGAAAACATGAGCTTCCGCCGCTCGGCCAAGCTGTCGGTCGATAATGGCGTGGTCTCGACCTACGTCCATAACGCCGTCGCCGATGGCCTCGGCAAGCTCGGCGTGCTCGTTGCTGTCCGTTCGACTGGCAAGCCTGAAGCGTTGGAAGCAATCGGCCGTCAGGTCGCCATGCACATCGCCGCCACCAACCCGCTTGCGCTGACCTCCGATGATGTCGACAAGGTCATCGCCGACCGCGAACGCGCCGTCTTCATCGAACAGGCGCGCGAATCGGGCAAGCCGGACAACATCATCGAAAAGATGGTTGAAGGCCGTATGCGCAAGTTCTTCGAGGAAGTTGCGTTGATGTCCCAGGCTTTTGTCATCAATCCTGACCAGACCGTTGCCGAAGCCGTCAAGGCTGCTGAAGCCGATGCCGGCGCACCCGTCGAAATCGCCGGTTTCGTCCGCTTCCAGCTGGGCGAAGGTATCGAAAAGGAAGAAAGCGACTTCGCAGCCGAGGTTGCTGCTGTCGCCAAGGGCTGA
- the pyrH gene encoding UMP kinase, protein MTSKPLFKRVLLKASGEALMGEQGFGIDVAVVDRIADDIAEVRAMGVEVGVVVGGGNIFRGVAVASKGGDRVTGDHMGMLATVINALALATSLRKLGIDTEVLSAISMPEICQSFSQRAALHHLQKGRVVIFAGGTGNPFFTTDSAAALRAAEMGAEAILKGTQVDGIYSADPKKVPDATRFDSLTHDEVLNKGLAVMDVAAVALARENRIPIVVFSIHEAGAFAKIMTGGGRATIVRDH, encoded by the coding sequence ATGACATCCAAGCCCCTGTTCAAACGCGTCCTCCTCAAAGCATCCGGCGAGGCCCTCATGGGCGAGCAGGGATTTGGAATTGACGTCGCCGTGGTCGACAGGATCGCCGACGACATCGCCGAAGTTCGCGCCATGGGCGTCGAGGTTGGTGTCGTGGTTGGCGGCGGCAACATCTTCCGCGGCGTCGCTGTCGCCTCCAAGGGCGGCGATCGGGTCACCGGCGACCACATGGGCATGCTGGCAACCGTCATCAACGCACTGGCGTTGGCAACATCGCTGCGCAAGCTGGGGATCGACACCGAGGTGCTCTCGGCTATCTCGATGCCGGAGATCTGCCAGAGCTTTTCCCAGCGTGCAGCCCTGCATCATCTGCAGAAGGGCCGCGTTGTGATCTTTGCCGGCGGCACCGGCAATCCGTTCTTCACCACCGACTCCGCCGCAGCCCTGCGGGCCGCCGAAATGGGTGCCGAGGCCATTCTCAAGGGCACCCAGGTCGATGGCATCTATTCAGCCGATCCCAAGAAGGTTCCCGACGCCACCCGTTTTGACAGCCTGACCCACGACGAGGTCCTCAACAAGGGCCTCGCGGTAATGGATGTCGCCGCAGTTGCCCTGGCGCGTGAAAACCGGATCCCGATCGTGGTCTTCTCGATCCACGAGGCCGGCGCCTTTGCCAAGATTATGACAGGCGGAGGGCGGGCGACCATCGTTCGCGATCATTGA
- a CDS encoding recombinase family protein, producing MKIGYARVSTKWYQSKVQLAQLEGQGCAKVWSEENFSHDGPDDGFERFLAEVSPGDTVVTTRLASLADSAPDLLRLLEKIHRKGAYFRSLAEPWADTTSEGGDRVIETVRGLIEFEIAVADVKSRDDQDRPKTFGVSAGRPQKLSNHQKQKALSLLKVGKSAAAIGRMLGVSRSTISRLKSEKAAATE from the coding sequence GTGAAAATAGGATACGCACGGGTGTCAACGAAATGGTATCAAAGCAAAGTTCAGCTGGCCCAGTTGGAAGGGCAGGGTTGTGCCAAGGTCTGGAGCGAGGAAAATTTCTCGCACGACGGCCCGGATGACGGCTTCGAGAGGTTTCTCGCCGAAGTCTCGCCCGGTGATACGGTGGTCACAACTCGCTTGGCCTCGCTGGCCGACTCGGCACCGGATCTGTTGCGCCTGCTCGAGAAAATTCACCGCAAGGGCGCCTATTTCCGTTCTCTCGCCGAACCCTGGGCCGACACCACGTCGGAGGGCGGAGACCGGGTCATCGAGACCGTCCGCGGCCTGATCGAGTTCGAGATCGCCGTTGCCGACGTCAAGAGCCGCGACGACCAGGACCGGCCGAAAACCTTTGGTGTCTCCGCCGGTCGCCCGCAAAAACTCTCCAATCATCAGAAGCAGAAGGCGCTGTCGCTGCTCAAGGTCGGCAAGTCCGCGGCCGCCATCGGTCGCATGCTCGGCGTCAGCCGCTCAACCATATCCCGACTGAAGAGCGAAAAAGCCGCAGCGACCGAGTAG